The sequence below is a genomic window from Sardina pilchardus chromosome 9, fSarPil1.1, whole genome shotgun sequence.
CAATATTTCAAGCTGTTGTAAAACACTGAAAACATACATCCTTACACATGCGATCACATTATATCAGTATTACTGTGCCTATTTGTAACTGCATGTGGGTCCAGCTTGGTATCATTGCAGCATCGAGTGTACATGTTGCTAACACGTCTGGTGTATGTTACAGCATACTGTTCACTTCACAAATAGAACACTGACTGaatggaattgaattgaattgaattgaattgaatatgaTTTTTTTGTGTTGAACAGAGAAGCCATCTTCACCATCCAATACAATATCCGTTCATTCATGAATGTGAAAACTTGGCCATGGATGAAGCTGTACTTCAAGATCAAGCCACTTCTGAAGAGTGCTGAAACTGAAAAAGAGCTTGCTAACATGAAGGAGAACTATGGGAAAATGAAGACAGATCTGGAAACTGCCCTGGCAAAGAGGAAGGAGCTTGAGGAGAAGATGGTTTCTCTGCTGCAAGAGAAGAATGACCTGCAGTTGGCTGTAGCAGCTGTGAGTACCgctttattacctccgccaggAAGTAATGTGTTCAGAATGGTTTGTCCATTTGTCAGTCTGTCTATGTGCAGGATCTACAGCCCTGGTTACCATAAAACTTGGTGGAAAGGTGTAGCATGGTCCAAGGAAGACCAAATAACATTTTGGAGTAGATCCGTCAAATAAGCCAATTGTACTGCTATTATAGACAGTCTCACCCAAAACAGTACTTTTGTTACAAAATAgcgtgtactgtagtgtactgtGTTCTCATGACATGGAATGTATTGAATTGAATAACATGACAGTTGCATTCATGGCAAACTGGAGCATTTCCATATCAGATGAATTGCCTAAAGATGATGTACATtttatgattattattgttGGATGGTGTTTATGTCTATATCACCTCATTAAAACTGATTACACAGTAATGTCTCAAGCTTGACTTGCAGAGACCAgagttatacagtatgtaggagCTTTTGGAGTGGCCTTCTAGTCTTGAATTCTGACGCAATGTCATTGTAGGAGCAGCGGTTTGGtatactgtatgaaaacacTCACTGTAGCATAACCATCAAATAGTTTCTATATATATTCATACTATATGAAAATACTTATTCACACCAGGAAACTGAGGGCCTCTCAGATGCTGAGGAGAGATGTGAGGGTCTCATTAAGAGCAAAATCCAGCTGGAGGCTAAACTCAAAGAGACGAGCGAGAgactggaggatgaagaggagatcAACGCTGAGCTGACTGCCAAGAAGAGGAAGCTGGAGGATGAGTGCTCTGAGCTGAAGAAAGACATTGATGACTTGGAGCTCACCCTGGccaaagtggagaaggagaaacatgCTACAGAAAACAAGGTTATAACATGGTCTATGGTCTATCCATTACACTGATTTAATAAGACAGTATATTACATTGTAAATCATACTGAAATCACATCCCCCTAGGTTAAAAACCTGACTGAGGAGATGGCCTCTCAAGATGAAGCTCTTGCCAAATTGACCAAGGAGAAGAAAGCCCTCCAAGAGGCACACCAGCAGACTCTGGATGATCTCCAAGCAGAGGAAGACAAAGTCAATTCTCTAACCAAAGCAAAGAGCAAACTTGAACAACAAGTGGATGATGTAAGGTTGCCACAttatacacaacattacaaaaTATGTTGTATTCATATGGTAATGATATATGTAATGAACTTAACATGTATTCAACATATTTCTGTCACAGCTTGAAGGATCATTGGAGCAAGAAAAGAAGATTCGCATGGATCTTGAAAGAGCAAAGAGAAAGCTGGAGGGTGACCTGAAGCTGGCCCAGGAATCCATAATGGATCTGGAGAATGACAAGCAGCAGTCTGACGAAAAGATCAAGAAGTAAGGGATTTACATATGTTTGATAAGAGGAAAACGTATTTGGCACTAAAAACATCATGACTCATTTTGCCACTATTCTAATCCTTAAAGGAAAGACTTTGAAATCAGCCAACTCCTGAGCAAGATTGAAGATGAACAGTCATTGGGATCCCAGCTTCAAAAGAAGATTAAGGAACTCCAGGTGATTAGTGGATTGGGAAATATTCTGTGTGTGCGATAACATAAAACACATGCTAGATAGTAATACTCTAAACAAATTCCAGGCTCGCATAGAGGAGCTTGAAGAGGAGATTGAAGCTGAGCGTGCTGCTCGTGCTAAAGTTGAGAAGCAGAGAGCTGATCTCTCCAGGGAACTTGAGGAGATCAGTGAGAGGCTTGAGGAAGCTGGTGGGGCCACTGCTGCTCAGATTGAGATGAACAAGAAGCGGGAGGCAGAGTTCCAGAAGCTGCGTCGTGATCTTGAAGAGTCCACACTGCAGCATGAAGCTACTTCTGCCGCTCTCCGCAAGAAGCAGGCCGATAGTGTTGCTGAACTGGGCGAGCAAATTGATAACCTGCAACGTGTCAAGCagaagctggagaaggagaagagtgaaTTCAAAATGGAGATTGATGACCTCTCCAGCAATATGGAGGCTGTTGCTAAATCCAAGGTATGAGGAGTAAGGTCATTTAAGTTGTGTTTAAAAGAAAATTCCTCCATGGAAATCTTACATGAGATTTCTTTCAGGCTAACCTTGAGAAAATGTGTCGCACCCTTGAAGACCAAATGAGTGAACTGAAGTCAAAGAACGACGAAAATGTCCGTCATTTAAATGACATTAGTGCGCAAAAAGCCAGGCTTCAAACTGAGAACGGTAAATGCAAAATGGTAGCAAATGTGTTCATTCTGCTATTAAAGCGCATGGCACAAATTGATTTGCTACGACAAAATCAATGCAAAATGAACTACTTTCAGGTGAATTCGGCCGCCAGCTTGAGGAGAAAGAGGCTCTTGTTACTCAGCTGACAAGAGCCAAACAAGCTTACACCCAGCAGATTGAGGAGCTGAAGAGACAAATAGAGGAAGAAGTTAAGGTAAGCTGAACATAAGTTAGAAGGTGAAGGTAAATTCTGCTGAAGTTgtaaatattttaaacattaGGTGGGTGTCCATCAATTATTTCTATCCAAATCATTGCTTCATGCTGTCAACATTTTATTTGCTGGCCAGGAATTCAATTTGACCATCTAATATTTTCAAATTCTTCCTGAAAGGCCAAGAACGCCCTGGCTCATGCTGTCCAATCAGCCCGTCATGATTGTGACCTGCTCAGAGAGCAGtatgaggaggagcaggaggccaaGGCTGAGCTTCAGCGCAGTATGTCCAAGGCCAACAGTGAGGTGGCTCAGTGGAGATCAAAATATGAAACTGATGCCATCCAGCGCactgaggagctggaggagtccaagtaaaatattttatttcaacATAAATGCTTAAGAATGTGTTGTATTTGACATGAAACTACTTACTATGCACTATTTGCTTTCATAGTACACCATAAGTTAAGGATAACATTTTTTCTCAGGAAAAAGCTTGCTCAGCGCCTCCAAGACGCTGAAGAATCCATAGAAGCTGTGAATGCCAAGTGTGCCTCTCTGGAGAAGACCAAGCAGAGACTGCACGCTGAAGTGGAGGACCTCATGATTGATGTTGAGAGGGCTAATGCACTGGCTGCCAACCTTGACAAGAAACAGCGCAACTTTGACAAGGTATAGATGTAACATGCTTCCTTGACAATCATGTACATAATAGGTTAGCATGTAATTTCCTGTTCACATGTCTATGCTTAATCAGGTCCTAGCAGAATGGAAGCAGAAGTATGAAGAGAGCCAGGCTGAGCTGGAAGGTGCTCAGAAAGACGCTCGCTCTCTGAGCACCGAGCTCTTCAAGATGAAGAACTCCTATGAAGAGGCTCTGGATCAGTTGGAGACCctgaaaagagagaacaagaatcTGCAACGTAAAGAAGCCTAAATAAAGAGCCAATTGATATGTTATCTACACAAACAGAATGAATACATAAAGAACATAAAACTCCTTCTAACGATATTACATAAACAATTACATACATACGTGTTTTTTCCTGCATTCCTGCATGTTTTTCCTTTCACAATTTCTCCATTTCAATCTGCAGAGGAGATCTCTGACCTCACTGAACAACTTGGTGAGACTGGCAAGAGCATCCATGAGCTGGAGAAGGCCAAGAAGTCAGTGGAGAGTGAGAAAGTAGAAATCCAAACTGCCTTAGAGGAAGCTGAGGTAACACTAGCTGCAATCTGGTGCTAGTTTGAAAGCTTCTAAGTCTCATGAACTGATTTGAAACTGTCTTCTGTTATAGGGTACACTAGAACATGAGGAGTCCAAGATTCTTCGAATCCAGCTGGAGCTTAACCAGGTCAAGAGTGAGATTGACAGGAAGCTGGctgagaaggatgaggagatggagcagaTCAAGAGGAACAGCCAGAGGGTGATTGACTCCATGCAGAGCACTCTAGACTCTGAAATCAGGAGCAGAAATGATGCCCTAAGAATCAAGAAGAAGATGGAAGGAGACCTCAATGAGATGGAGATTCAGCTGAGCCATGCCAATCGCCAGGCATCTGAATGTCAGAAGCAGCTCAGGAATGTCCAGGGGCAACTCAAGGTATCAGATACTCCAACATACAGCAGACCAGTAACTCATCATAataatttacatttacacttcactgttgtccaaagtgacaattatggcaactatattacaagggattacattgtccctgaagcaacttggggttaagtgccttgctcaagttgcctggtagtaaaccagaccctggaatctttcagattaagggtctggtcacgaataatgaaaatggcctaaCTTGAGAggcagcaccaagcatgcatttgaaaatctaactgcacgcaattggataacactacaaccaatgtttactctgactgattctggacttagacacaattggataacactacgaccaaaaatGAAAGTTTTAGcgttgtcgtcatcagtttagctcgctcACTCCTTTTTTGGTTAGCACAGATTCCTGAGGTAGGTGGTAACGTGCATAATTGCTCATTGCCAGATTATCTTgtggacacaattcaaattgtgctcttgcgagaactctggatttcaaGGGTATTGCTCAAGGGCAAACTAGTGGAGGAGAAtggaacccacaactttcaggcaCGCTAGTCcagttccttaaccactacactaccaccacccctttTCTAACCATTATTATTTTACTCAGGATGCCCAACTGCACCTCGATGATGCACTcagaggacaggaggacatGAAGGAGCAGGTTGCCATGGTGGAGCGCAGGAACACCCTGATGCTGGCTGAGATTGAGGAGCTGAGAGCTGCTctggagcagacagagagaggccgcAAAGTGGCCGAGCAGGAGCTGGTGGATGCCAGTGAGCGTGTTGGACTACTGCATTCACAAGTAAGACAATTATGAAATGCACAATTTTAGTATCTTTTGCTGGTGGCTCCCTAAGCATTAACCACATTAAGCATTAACTGTCTTTAATTTGATAATGATATTCAGAACACCAGTCTCATCAACACCAAGAAGAAGCTGGAGGCTGACTTTGTACAGATCCAGGGAGAGGTGGAAGATACAATCCAGGAGGCCAGAAATGCAGAAGATAAGGCCAAGAAGGCCATCACTGATGTAAggcaatattgtattgtgcAGTATTGTATGCATATGGACTTTCAATATTACCCATTCAAATAGCAATGAATAACTGTTAATTCAGTTCTGAGAGGACGATGTGAGGCTGCTTAAATATGCTATGCTTCAACTAAAATACTGTTGGGACATTTTCAGGCTGCCATGATGGCAGAGGAACTGAAGAAGGAGCAGGATACCAGTTCTCACctggagaggatgaagaagaaccTGGAGGTCACAGTCAAAGACCTGCAGCACCGTCTGGATGAGGCTGAGAACCTGGCCATGAAGGGTGGCAAGAAACAACTCCAGAAACTGGAGGCTAGGGTATGATCTTGAAAATATGTACCAGttttaaaaatacatgataatGTGCTTGTTTGATATACAAATCTGTATTTCAAAGGTGCGTGAGCTGGAGGGTGAGTATGAGGCTGAACAGAGACGTGGAGCTGATGCCGTGAAAGGTGTCCGCAAATATGAGAGGAGAGTCAAGGAGCTCACCTACCAGGTAGGGTAGCTATGTTCATGGATTAAAAACAcgactacacatacagtacatagcagATGGGTGATATTGACTGGATTATCAACATAATTGTGCAGACTGAAGAGGACAAGAAGAATGTCACTAGACTGCAGGATCTGGTGGACAAACTACAACTCAAAGTGAAGGCCTACAAGAGACAGGCTGAGGAGGCTGTGAGTAAACTCATCTTGTTTTTGCAACTGATAAACTGGTAAACTGGTTCAGGTAATCATCTACAAAAAAAGAGGGTACTTCTTTATCAACTAAAAATATGCATTCACTAATACAACAGGAGGAGCAGGCCAACACTCACCTGTCCAGGTACAGGAAGGTGCAGCATGAGCTTGAGGAGGCTCAGGAACGTGCTGACATCGCTGAGTCCCAGGTCAACAAGATGAGGGCCAAGAGTCGTGAAGCTGGCAAGGTAAAGTAATATGACAAATAAATTAGAAATTATTTGACTAATTCTTTGTGTCATATGGTAACATAATTCCTAGGGCTTCTAATATAAGAAGAAAAACTGAACAGCTATATGTAATAGATATCTATACATCTATTGTAACAACACAACAATTACAGTACAGTTAGAAGCAGCCAAGTTGTCTTGATTTGGTTCTTTCCTTTATGTTTCAGAGCAAAGATGAAGAGTGATGACCAGTGAAGTCCTAACAACCAAGGAGTCATAGAATATGAATTCCTTAATAAACCCAATTAGAAGAAACGCTACTCTTTGCATCTCTCCTTTTTCAAATTCTCTTCcaatatatatgtacagtatgaacaaAGACAAACTATTATGGCTCAATATTTGCATATTACGCAATTAAATAACGAAAACATCTCTTACTTGACCAATGCCTTGTCAAATGTGTTAGACATACTTCtattttgcatctgtgtgttttgaCCTCTTCTGTCTTGGAATCTAGTTGTAAAACACCACTCTCTACTGGCAAATACCAAACAGTGGcaagacaaacagagagggaaATGAGGATGGAGGAATTGGAAGACAATTCAAAGGAATAGTTAGATTAGACCAATTTCCGagagcaggcatagtgacactctctcacacacattagccATCCATTTCCATGGATTCTTACACTTAGTTCCACAACTCTTGGTTTCACACAAAATCACCCAAATACAACATAACAGCAATTCTTTTTAACACAGCTGTTTGAAGGTTGTATGTCATTAATACCTAAAAAGCAGTTATTGGGCTCTCTTTAAACTACTAAAGAGAAAGACTTATCTGCTCACAGTGCAATATTCTTGTATATCTAAAAAGGGCATCAATTcgttggtacacacacacacacacacacacacacacactacttcacaCTGTGATGAGCCAGCCATGCCAACTGTCCAGCATTGGAAGGCCAGAGGCATCTCAGCGATGTCCAGGGACAACTCAACATACTAGCAAATCAAAATACTTCAAGGTCAGATATGATAGTCAATttactgtgaaaacattctagcAATCCatacacccccaccctcccttctctccctccggGAGTTGTCTTATCTAATTACCGTTAGTCTCGCCCAGCTGTAATGACATCTACATGTCACCTAGAAGCTTCTAACAC
It includes:
- the LOC134092468 gene encoding myosin heavy chain, fast skeletal muscle-like yields the protein MGDAEMECFGPAAIYLRKPERERIEAQSKPFDAKSAYFVIDKEEDYVKGVLEKREGGKVTVKHLTGGKTATVKEDEIFAMNPPKYDKIEDMAMMTHLHEPAVLYNLKERYAAWMIYTYSGLFCVTVNPYKWLPVYDAVVVAGYRGKKRIEAPPHIFSISDNAYQFMLQDRENQSILITGESGAGKTVNTKRVIQYFATIAVAGGSKKAEPAAGKIQGSLEDQIIAANPLLEAYGNAKTVRNDNSSRFGKFIRIHFGTTGKLASADIETYLLEKSRVTFQLSAERSYHIFYQLMTGHKPELIEALLITTNPYDFPMISQGEITVKSIDDVEEFIATDTAIDILGFTGEEKIGIYKLTGAVMHHGAMKFKQKQREEQAEPDGTEEADKISYLMGLNSADMLKSLCYPRVKVGNEMVTKGQTVPQVNNAVSALCKSVYEKMFLWMVIRINEMLDTKQPRQFFIGVLDIAGFEIFDFNSLEQLCINFTNEKLQQFFNHHMFVLEQEEYKKEGIDWEFIDFGMDLAACIELIEKPMGIFSILEEECMFPKASDTTFKNKLYDQHLGKTKCFEKPKPVKGKPEAHFSLVHYAGTVDYNINGWLDKNKDPLNDTVVQLYQKSAVKLLAFLYASHAGAEAEGGGKKAGKKKGGSFQTVSALFRENLGKLMTNLRSTHPHFVRCLIPNESKTPGLMQNFLVLHQLRCNGVLEGIRICRKGFPSRIQYGDFKQRYKVLNASVIPEGQFIDNKKAAEKLLGSIDVDHTQYKFGHTKVFFKAGLLGVLEELRDDKLATLVTMTQALCRGFLMRKEFVKMMERREAIFTIQYNIRSFMNVKTWPWMKLYFKIKPLLKSAETEKELANMKENYGKMKTDLETALAKRKELEEKMVSLLQEKNDLQLAVAAETEGLSDAEERCEGLIKSKIQLEAKLKETSERLEDEEEINAELTAKKRKLEDECSELKKDIDDLELTLAKVEKEKHATENKVKNLTEEMASQDEALAKLTKEKKALQEAHQQTLDDLQAEEDKVNSLTKAKSKLEQQVDDLEGSLEQEKKIRMDLERAKRKLEGDLKLAQESIMDLENDKQQSDEKIKKKDFEISQLLSKIEDEQSLGSQLQKKIKELQARIEELEEEIEAERAARAKVEKQRADLSRELEEISERLEEAGGATAAQIEMNKKREAEFQKLRRDLEESTLQHEATSAALRKKQADSVAELGEQIDNLQRVKQKLEKEKSEFKMEIDDLSSNMEAVAKSKANLEKMCRTLEDQMSELKSKNDENVRHLNDISAQKARLQTENGEFGRQLEEKEALVTQLTRAKQAYTQQIEELKRQIEEEVKAKNALAHAVQSARHDCDLLREQYEEEQEAKAELQRSMSKANSEVAQWRSKYETDAIQRTEELEESKKKLAQRLQDAEESIEAVNAKCASLEKTKQRLHAEVEDLMIDVERANALAANLDKKQRNFDKVLAEWKQKYEESQAELEGAQKDARSLSTELFKMKNSYEEALDQLETLKRENKNLQQEISDLTEQLGETGKSIHELEKAKKSVESEKVEIQTALEEAEGTLEHEESKILRIQLELNQVKSEIDRKLAEKDEEMEQIKRNSQRVIDSMQSTLDSEIRSRNDALRIKKKMEGDLNEMEIQLSHANRQASECQKQLRNVQGQLKDAQLHLDDALRGQEDMKEQVAMVERRNTLMLAEIEELRAALEQTERGRKVAEQELVDASERVGLLHSQNTSLINTKKKLEADFVQIQGEVEDTIQEARNAEDKAKKAITDAAMMAEELKKEQDTSSHLERMKKNLEVTVKDLQHRLDEAENLAMKGGKKQLQKLEARVRELEGEYEAEQRRGADAVKGVRKYERRVKELTYQTEEDKKNVTRLQDLVDKLQLKVKAYKRQAEEAEEQANTHLSRYRKVQHELEEAQERADIAESQVNKMRAKSREAGKSKDEE